One window of the Thunnus albacares chromosome 3, fThuAlb1.1, whole genome shotgun sequence genome contains the following:
- the LOC122979649 gene encoding LIM and calponin homology domains-containing protein 1-like isoform X4 translates to MASQAAGRDVPKAPRDEPESSEPQPNHPEPACQEAQKWIEAVTGKSFGDKDFRSALENGILLCELLSAIKPGLVKKINRLPTPIAGLDNLSVFLRGCEELGLRGSQLFDPGDLQDTSIRANLKDSDCNRKLKNVLNTVFWLGKAASGCASYSGPTLNLKEFEGLLAQMKVESEEGGDGAQKRGVRDSGYDCWDSERSDSLSPPRHTRDNSLDSLDSFGSRSQHSPSPDVVNRGNSDGRGSDSEADAPSRKPDVRKDDMLARRTASSESRSSIPFNQFLPNRTNVSSYIPTQRRKPHTEEGEQRSQPQATPEQVEGKRLHFKTAKTVTWAPENNGEKLNQEEEKVAQDILEQRRLQKLEKAGIKLLPAAARYSSPPTTEEQKVRSPSPNIILRRDNDFLNSQKSAWDSSSDGEDQAEVQKVPDVRRDDLASRRAPRGPVAPKVHQFIPPPVCSNKDRERWEGIRRASQQTLQEKEISENQAVPDIITRRDNPFLKSTPRHEEEEEDKEEEGEEGRVKAIPNKQKDDLARRRAQSRPIPHRDGPMSFAPAAMSQADMEKWERLKMTEPSEASPAPVCQACLEKNYGSPFSGSAKAGRGQSKVVTFGGVTEIGQPIDTVTSSEGEETELLRRLLSKATVAMPTIGLGSQLSERERSQVEGDNLSQTAPKSADLPLWTPDTTPTPAELDARLAQYEMRAEEEDEEEEERIPDLQKDDMMARRTRVFHKQSTSTATCNRFLPVPASKRCTQGVVTTDAAPRNKKEVQTDRSKKLNVRSFSHRVEQHQPRDPMETPQPHPVTEVIRSTSHSEHEYDDDDDENEPVPDVQKDDMMARRMGSSQKKGAARTNQCFSQFLPVPGSVKYNIAPVSGMKQLHNKPKLPEKMASESIVTVAAESQASPSKAPRRMSAGLRERREEEEEEDGKQKGEMTIPNTSVTDVTEPLSSKTITPPPSPATAPTCKEKAEVEKRIVEERVEEKVEERKGDVNEQPHKKPFWLEDEDLPPMMMSRRVAFMSEDTESVSMSDMLNDDEVGHLPQLSQSRYERMQEQYSNFQDDEDQWQNELVRWKNRRRSASQELIKKEEERKRIEKRMKEEGSDCNKRKSIKTYKEIVEEKERREAELCEAYRNAASPEEAAMVLQRYALRFTISDATLDSLKLPRSTAKPKPDPNQVDKEHKPVHDSETLDPLHKPESTVTTDQKHTKPEDMEIDKTAQQETSDAVSSSSSTPKSPLPSVPSKILQIDKTAQQETSDVVSSSSSTPKSPLPSVTHSENMPPQSQELREPQTQPIESPSTHEQPMTVDAQPQTKHTPPQIAQVQPHTTPPVHTLPSPPSVSSRPVPLLAAKPYCQPKTSQSGQKPVKMDGLVRVNGEATEDLSVSTPPASPLHSSEENKDVTSKQTETEVPSEETAASQDTVEKSPPPRTEKPTSSSGSAISSLLGGRNCVTTTTIVTELTQTHMEPHPLDVQSNGQVNGTMASFGKPAEEKKAQPVASPCSMQEYSPTVTEGLEESNVTIETPMLNLAKRVNHWVWDPNEERTRLERWQQEQERLLQEQYQREQEKLKKEWEKAQLEVEEEERKHNEEERKILEETVTPLNPSGLFIQQPGQTGMTSSAPEKSEIEGKNVPLQQNGQRISTGNEDQHASKLHFFQDSACDGEPSKKQELWKTSSLDRNPQLIHANIVKRSGSHDTVIDNQQSSSSSPQPPSPSRCVSGKRLCTGCSQPLGKGAAMIIDTLGLFFHMQCFKCGVCEGQLGDATAGTDVRIRNGLLSCHDCYIASRGRGQPTTL, encoded by the exons GCTGTAACGGGGAAGAGCTTTGGAGACAAGGACTTCCGCAGTGCACTGGAGAACGGCATCCTGTTATGCGA ACTGCTGAGTGCAATCAAACCAGGGCTGGTTAAGAAGATCAACAGACTGCCCACCCCCATCGCTGGGCTG GACAACCTGTCAGTCTTCCTGCGGGGCTGTGAGGAGTTGGGCCTGAGGGGCTCCCAGCTGTTTGACCCCGGAGACTTGCAAGACACTTCCATACGAGCCAACCTCAA gGACTCCGACTGCAACCGcaaacttaaaaat GTGCTGAACACAGTGTTCTGGCTGGGAAAGGCGGCCAGCGGCTGCGCCTCCTACAGCGGCCCGACTCTCAACCTCAAGGAGTTTGAAGGGCTGCTTGCACAAATGAAGGTG gaaAGTGAGGAAGGAGGGGACGGTGCGCAGAAGCGCGGTGTGAGAGACAGCGGCTATGACTGCTGGGACTCTGAGAGGAgtgattctctctctccaccacGACACACTCGAGACAACTCCCTGGACAG tttgGACTCCTTTGGCTCTCGCTCACAGCACAGTCCCTCCCCTGATGTCGTGAATCGAGGCAACAGTGATG GGCGAGGCAGCGACTCAGAGGCCGACGCCCCCAGCAGGAAGCCAGATGTGCGAAAGGATGACATGTTGGCCAGACGGACTGCCAGCAGTGAATCAAGAAGCTCCATTCCCTTTAACCAGTTTCTTCCCAACCGAACCAATGTCAGCTCCTACATCCCCACTCAGCGACGAAAACCACATACGGAGGAAGGAGAGCAGCGGAG TCAACCTCAAGCTACTCCAGAGCAGGTTGAGGGCAAAAGACTGCACTTCAAAACCGCAAAGACTGTCACCTGGGCACCTGAGAACAATGGCGAAAAACTAAACCAAGAAGAGGAGAAGGTGGCCCAGGACATTTTGGAGCAGAGGAGGCTGCAGAAGTTGGAGAAGGCAGGGATTAAACTTCTGCCTGCTGCCGCTCGCTACAGCAG CCCTCCCACAACGGAGGAACAGAAAGTGAGGTCGCCTTCCCCGAACATCATCCTTCGCCGCGATAATGACTTTTTGAACTCTCAGAAATCTGCGTGGGATTCCTCCTCTGACGGGGAGGATCAGGCAGAGGTGCAGAAAGTTCCGGATGTTCGTAGAGATGACCTGGCGTCCAGACGAGCTCCCCGCGGCCCCGTCGCTCCCAAGGTGCATCAGTTTATCCCTCCGCCTGTATGCAGCAACAAAGACCGAGAACGCTGGGAGGGCATTAGACGAGCCTCACAGCAAACACTGCAGGAGAAGGAGATCAG TGAGAATCAAGCTGTCCCTGACATCATTACGCGCAGAGACAACCCCTTCCTAAAGTCCACCCCTCGccatgaggaggaagaggaggataaggaggaagagggagaagagggaaGGGTTAAGGCGATACCTAATAAGCAGAAGGATGACCTGGCTCGTAGGCGGGCTCAGAGTAGGCCAATCCCTCACAGGGATGGACCAATGAGCTTTGCTCCTGCCGCCATGAGCCAGGCAGATATGGAGAAGTGGGAGAGACTCAAGATGACTGAACCCAG TGAGGCTAGTCCGGCCCCTGTGTGTCAGGCTTGTCTGGAGAAAAATTATGGAAGTCCTTTCAGCGGATCAGCAAAGGCTGGACGAGGTCAAAGCAAAGTTGTGACCTTTGGGGGCGTGACTGAGATCGGGCAGCCAATAGATACAGTCACGTCAAGTGAAGGGGAGGAGACGGAGTTGCTAAGACGACTCCTTTCCAAGGCAACTGTAGCCATGCCTACCATTGGCCTGGGCTCCCAGCTTTCAGAGCGGGAACGCAG CCAGGTAGAAGGAGATAATCTCAGTCAAACTGCCCCAAAATCTGCTGACCTCCCACTGTGGACCCCCGATACCACTCCCACTCCTGCTGAACTGGATGCACGTCTGGCTCAGTATGAaatgagagcagaggaggaggatgaggaagaagaggagaggatcCCAGATCTTCAGAAAGACGACATGATGGCGAGGAGGACAAGAGTTTTCCATAAACAAAGCACCAGTACAGCGACTTGCAACCGCTTTCTGCCTGTGCCTGCCTCCAAACGCTGCACACAAGGGGTGGTCACCACTGATGCTGCTCCGAGGAACAAAAAGGaagtacagacagacagaagcaaGAAACTGAATGTCAG GAGTTTCTCTCATAGAGTGGAGCAACACCAACCGCGGGATCCTATGGAAACACCTCAACCGCATCCTGTAACGGAGGTGATCCGATCCACCTCTCACAGTGAACatgaatatgatgatgatgatgatgaaaatgagccTGTGCCTGACGTACAGAAGGATGATATGATGGCTCGAAGGATGGGATCATCTCAGAAAAAGGGTGCAGCCAGAACAAATCAGTGCTTCAGCCAGTTCCTGCCAGTACCAGGATCAGTCAAATATAACATTGCCCCAGTGTCTGGCATGAAGCAACTACACAACAAACCTAAACTCCCAGAAAAGATGGCAAGTGAAAG CATCGTTACCGTGGCAGCAGAATCTCAGGCCTCGCCCTCCAAAGCCCCACGCAGGATGAGTGCAGGGCTGAGGGAGAggcgggaggaggaggaggaggaggatggaaaGCAAAAGGGAGAGATGACAATCCCAAACACCTCTGTCACAGATGTGACTGAACCTCTCTCTTCTAAAACAATCACCCCTCCGCCCAGTCCTGCTACTGCCCCGACTTGTAAAGAGAAGGCAGAGGTGGAAAAGAGGATTGTGGAGGAGAGAGTTGAGGAAAAGGtggaagagagaaagggggatGTAAATGAGCAACCACACAAGAAACCCTTCTGGCTGGAGGACGAAGATCTGCCTCCAATGAT gATGAGCCGACGAGTTGCTTTTATGTCTGAGGACACTGA GAGCGTGAGTATGAGTGACATGCTTAACGACGACGAGGTGGGGCACTTGCCGCAACTGAGCCAATCACGTTATGAGCGCATGCAGGAACAGTACAGCAACTTCCAGGATGATGAAGATCAGTGGCAAAAC GAATTGGTTCGCTGGAAGAATCGCCGCCGCAGTGCGTCACAAGAGCTGAtcaaaaaagaggaagagaggaagaggattgagaagaggatgaaggaggagggAAGTGACTGCAACAAGAGGAAAAGCATTAAGACCTACAAAGAGATCGTGGAGGAAAA GGAGCGCAGAGAGGCAGAGTTGTGTGAAGCCTACAGGAATGCAGCGAGCCCAGAGGAGGCAGCCATGGTTTTACAGCGTTACGCTCTCCGCTTCACCATCAGCGACGCAACACTGGACAGTCTAAAACTCCCCAGATCCACCGCAAAACCCAAACCAGACCCAAATCAGGTGGACAAAGAGCACAAACCTGTTCATGACTCTGAGACATTGGACCCTCTGCATAAACCAGAATCAACTGTTACGACGGACCAGAAGCACACAAAACCTGAAGACATGGAGATAGATAAAACTGCTCAACAAGAGACTTCAGATGCTGTTTCTTCCAGCTCCTCCACACCTAAAAGCCCCCTCCCCTCTGTCCCTTCTAAAATACTTCAG ATAGATAAAACTGCTCAACAAGAGACTTCAGATGTTGTTTCTTCCAGCTCCTCCACACCTAAAAGCCCCCTCCCCTCTGTCACACACTCAGAAAACATGCCACCTCAATCCCAAGAACTTCGTGAACCTCAAACCCAACCAATTGAGTCTCCAAGCACACACGAACAACCGATGACAGTAGATGCACAGCCTCAAACCAAACACACTCCGCCTCAGATTGCACAAGTGCAGCCGCACACCACTCCACCTGTACACAcactcccctcccctccatctGTGTCCTCCAGACCTGTTCCCCTGCTGGCAGCCAAACCCTACTGCCAGCCCAAGACTTCACAGTCTGGACAGAAACCTGTCAAG ATGGATGGGTTGGTGCGAGTGAACGGAGAGGCTACAGAGGATTTATCTGTTTCCACTCCACCTGCCTCCCCTCTGCACTCGTCAGAGGAGAACAAAGATGTTACCtccaaacagacagaaacagaagttCCTTCCGAGGAGACGGCAGCCAGTCAAGACACGGTGGAGAAGTCGCCTCCTCCACGGACGGAGAAACCAACCTCGTCTTCTGGCTCTGCCATCAGCTCTCTGCTTGGTGGCAGAAACTGCGTCACCACGACAACTATTGTGACAGAACTCACGCAGACTCACATGGAGCCGCATCCCCTGGATGTCCAAAGCAATGGACAG GTCAATGGTACCATGGCGTCATTCGGAAAaccagcagaggaaaaaaaggctCAACCAGTTGCATCACCCTGCAGCATGCAGGAATATTCCCCCACTGTCACAG AGGGACTCGAGGAGAGCAATGTGACT ATTGAGACCCCCATGTTGAACTTGGCTAAACGTGTTAATCACTGGGTCTGGGACCCTAATGAAGAGCGTACTCGCCTGGAAAGGTGGCAACAAGAGCAGGAGCGCCTCCTACAG GAGCAATACCAGAGAGAACAGGAGAAGCTGAAGAAGGAGTGGGAGAAAGCACAGctagaggtggaggaagaggagcgaAAACACAATGAAGAG GAGAGAAAGATTCTAGAGGAGACTGTAACACCCCTCAATCCCTCCGGTTTGTTCATCCAGCAGCCTGGCCAGACAGGGATGACTTCATCAGCTCCAGAAAAAAGCGAGATAGAGGGCAAAAACGTTCCACTGCAGCAAAACGGCCAAAGAATCTCCACAGGGAACGAGGATCAGCATGCTTCCAAGCTGCATTTCTTCCAGG ATTCTGCTTGTGATGGTGAGCCTTCAAAGAAACAGGAACTGTGGAAGACGTCCTCTCTGGACCGCAACCCTCAGCTGATCCACGCAAATATTGTTAAAAG GTCTGGTTCCCATGACACTGTCATTGACAACCAGCagtcctcctcatcatcacctcAGCCTCCTTCGCCAAGCAG gtGTGTCAGTGGAAAGAGACTATGTACTGGTTGTTCTCAACCTCTGGGAAAAGGAGCTGCCATGATCATCGACACACTGGGACTGTTTTTCCACATGCAGTGTTTCAAG TGTGGAGTGTGTGAGGGGCAGCTGGGTGACGCCACAGCAGGGACTGACGTGAGGATTCGTAATGGACTGCTGAGTTGTCACGACTGCTATATTGCATCTCGGG
- the LOC122979649 gene encoding LIM and calponin homology domains-containing protein 1-like isoform X6, translated as MASQAAGRDVPKAPRDEPESSEPQPNHPEPACQEAQKWIEAVTGKSFGDKDFRSALENGILLCELLSAIKPGLVKKINRLPTPIAGLDNLSVFLRGCEELGLRGSQLFDPGDLQDTSIRANLKDSDCNRKLKNVLNTVFWLGKAASGCASYSGPTLNLKEFEGLLAQMKVESEEGGDGAQKRGVRDSGYDCWDSERSDSLSPPRHTRDNSLDSLDSFGSRSQHSPSPDVVNRGNSDGRGSDSEADAPSRKPDVRKDDMLARRTASSESRSSIPFNQFLPNRTNVSSYIPTQRRKPHTEEGEQRSQPQATPEQVEGKRLHFKTAKTVTWAPENNGEKLNQEEEKVAQDILEQRRLQKLEKAGIKLLPAAARYSSPPTTEEQKVRSPSPNIILRRDNDFLNSQKSAWDSSSDGEDQAEVQKVPDVRRDDLASRRAPRGPVAPKVHQFIPPPVCSNKDRERWEGIRRASQQTLQEKEISENQAVPDIITRRDNPFLKSTPRHEEEEEDKEEEGEEGRVKAIPNKQKDDLARRRAQSRPIPHRDGPMSFAPAAMSQADMEKWERLKMTEPSQVEGDNLSQTAPKSADLPLWTPDTTPTPAELDARLAQYEMRAEEEDEEEEERIPDLQKDDMMARRTRVFHKQSTSTATCNRFLPVPASKRCTQGVVTTDAAPRNKKEVQTDRSKKLNVRSFSHRVEQHQPRDPMETPQPHPVTEVIRSTSHSEHEYDDDDDENEPVPDVQKDDMMARRMGSSQKKGAARTNQCFSQFLPVPGSVKYNIAPVSGMKQLHNKPKLPEKMASESIVTVAAESQASPSKAPRRMSAGLRERREEEEEEDGKQKGEMTIPNTSVTDVTEPLSSKTITPPPSPATAPTCKEKAEVEKRIVEERVEEKVEERKGDVNEQPHKKPFWLEDEDLPPMMMSRRVAFMSEDTESVSMSDMLNDDEVGHLPQLSQSRYERMQEQYSNFQDDEDQWQNELVRWKNRRRSASQELIKKEEERKRIEKRMKEEGSDCNKRKSIKTYKEIVEEKERREAELCEAYRNAASPEEAAMVLQRYALRFTISDATLDSLKLPRSTAKPKPDPNQVDKEHKPVHDSETLDPLHKPESTVTTDQKHTKPEDMEIDKTAQQETSDAVSSSSSTPKSPLPSVPSKILQIDKTAQQETSDVVSSSSSTPKSPVPSKILQIDKTAQQETSDVVSSSSSTPKSPLPSVTHSENMPPQSQELREPQTQPIESPSTHEQPMTVDAQPQTKHTPPQIAQVQPHTTPPVHTLPSPPSVSSRPVPLLAAKPYCQPKTSQSGQKPVKMDGLVRVNGEATEDLSVSTPPASPLHSSEENKDVTSKQTETEVPSEETAASQDTVEKSPPPRTEKPTSSSGSAISSLLGGRNCVTTTTIVTELTQTHMEPHPLDVQSNGQVNGTMASFGKPAEEKKAQPVASPCSMQEYSPTVTEGLEESNVTIETPMLNLAKRVNHWVWDPNEERTRLERWQQEQERLLQEQYQREQEKLKKEWEKAQLEVEEEERKHNEEERKILEETVTPLNPSGLFIQQPGQTGMTSSAPEKSEIEGKNVPLQQNGQRISTGNEDQHASKLHFFQDSACDGEPSKKQELWKTSSLDRNPQLIHANIVKRSGSHDTVIDNQQSSSSSPQPPSPSRCVSGKRLCTGCSQPLGKGAAMIIDTLGLFFHMQCFKCGVCEGQLGDATAGTDVRIRNGLLSCHDCYIASRGRGQPTTL; from the exons GCTGTAACGGGGAAGAGCTTTGGAGACAAGGACTTCCGCAGTGCACTGGAGAACGGCATCCTGTTATGCGA ACTGCTGAGTGCAATCAAACCAGGGCTGGTTAAGAAGATCAACAGACTGCCCACCCCCATCGCTGGGCTG GACAACCTGTCAGTCTTCCTGCGGGGCTGTGAGGAGTTGGGCCTGAGGGGCTCCCAGCTGTTTGACCCCGGAGACTTGCAAGACACTTCCATACGAGCCAACCTCAA gGACTCCGACTGCAACCGcaaacttaaaaat GTGCTGAACACAGTGTTCTGGCTGGGAAAGGCGGCCAGCGGCTGCGCCTCCTACAGCGGCCCGACTCTCAACCTCAAGGAGTTTGAAGGGCTGCTTGCACAAATGAAGGTG gaaAGTGAGGAAGGAGGGGACGGTGCGCAGAAGCGCGGTGTGAGAGACAGCGGCTATGACTGCTGGGACTCTGAGAGGAgtgattctctctctccaccacGACACACTCGAGACAACTCCCTGGACAG tttgGACTCCTTTGGCTCTCGCTCACAGCACAGTCCCTCCCCTGATGTCGTGAATCGAGGCAACAGTGATG GGCGAGGCAGCGACTCAGAGGCCGACGCCCCCAGCAGGAAGCCAGATGTGCGAAAGGATGACATGTTGGCCAGACGGACTGCCAGCAGTGAATCAAGAAGCTCCATTCCCTTTAACCAGTTTCTTCCCAACCGAACCAATGTCAGCTCCTACATCCCCACTCAGCGACGAAAACCACATACGGAGGAAGGAGAGCAGCGGAG TCAACCTCAAGCTACTCCAGAGCAGGTTGAGGGCAAAAGACTGCACTTCAAAACCGCAAAGACTGTCACCTGGGCACCTGAGAACAATGGCGAAAAACTAAACCAAGAAGAGGAGAAGGTGGCCCAGGACATTTTGGAGCAGAGGAGGCTGCAGAAGTTGGAGAAGGCAGGGATTAAACTTCTGCCTGCTGCCGCTCGCTACAGCAG CCCTCCCACAACGGAGGAACAGAAAGTGAGGTCGCCTTCCCCGAACATCATCCTTCGCCGCGATAATGACTTTTTGAACTCTCAGAAATCTGCGTGGGATTCCTCCTCTGACGGGGAGGATCAGGCAGAGGTGCAGAAAGTTCCGGATGTTCGTAGAGATGACCTGGCGTCCAGACGAGCTCCCCGCGGCCCCGTCGCTCCCAAGGTGCATCAGTTTATCCCTCCGCCTGTATGCAGCAACAAAGACCGAGAACGCTGGGAGGGCATTAGACGAGCCTCACAGCAAACACTGCAGGAGAAGGAGATCAG TGAGAATCAAGCTGTCCCTGACATCATTACGCGCAGAGACAACCCCTTCCTAAAGTCCACCCCTCGccatgaggaggaagaggaggataaggaggaagagggagaagagggaaGGGTTAAGGCGATACCTAATAAGCAGAAGGATGACCTGGCTCGTAGGCGGGCTCAGAGTAGGCCAATCCCTCACAGGGATGGACCAATGAGCTTTGCTCCTGCCGCCATGAGCCAGGCAGATATGGAGAAGTGGGAGAGACTCAAGATGACTGAACCCAG CCAGGTAGAAGGAGATAATCTCAGTCAAACTGCCCCAAAATCTGCTGACCTCCCACTGTGGACCCCCGATACCACTCCCACTCCTGCTGAACTGGATGCACGTCTGGCTCAGTATGAaatgagagcagaggaggaggatgaggaagaagaggagaggatcCCAGATCTTCAGAAAGACGACATGATGGCGAGGAGGACAAGAGTTTTCCATAAACAAAGCACCAGTACAGCGACTTGCAACCGCTTTCTGCCTGTGCCTGCCTCCAAACGCTGCACACAAGGGGTGGTCACCACTGATGCTGCTCCGAGGAACAAAAAGGaagtacagacagacagaagcaaGAAACTGAATGTCAG GAGTTTCTCTCATAGAGTGGAGCAACACCAACCGCGGGATCCTATGGAAACACCTCAACCGCATCCTGTAACGGAGGTGATCCGATCCACCTCTCACAGTGAACatgaatatgatgatgatgatgatgaaaatgagccTGTGCCTGACGTACAGAAGGATGATATGATGGCTCGAAGGATGGGATCATCTCAGAAAAAGGGTGCAGCCAGAACAAATCAGTGCTTCAGCCAGTTCCTGCCAGTACCAGGATCAGTCAAATATAACATTGCCCCAGTGTCTGGCATGAAGCAACTACACAACAAACCTAAACTCCCAGAAAAGATGGCAAGTGAAAG CATCGTTACCGTGGCAGCAGAATCTCAGGCCTCGCCCTCCAAAGCCCCACGCAGGATGAGTGCAGGGCTGAGGGAGAggcgggaggaggaggaggaggaggatggaaaGCAAAAGGGAGAGATGACAATCCCAAACACCTCTGTCACAGATGTGACTGAACCTCTCTCTTCTAAAACAATCACCCCTCCGCCCAGTCCTGCTACTGCCCCGACTTGTAAAGAGAAGGCAGAGGTGGAAAAGAGGATTGTGGAGGAGAGAGTTGAGGAAAAGGtggaagagagaaagggggatGTAAATGAGCAACCACACAAGAAACCCTTCTGGCTGGAGGACGAAGATCTGCCTCCAATGAT gATGAGCCGACGAGTTGCTTTTATGTCTGAGGACACTGA GAGCGTGAGTATGAGTGACATGCTTAACGACGACGAGGTGGGGCACTTGCCGCAACTGAGCCAATCACGTTATGAGCGCATGCAGGAACAGTACAGCAACTTCCAGGATGATGAAGATCAGTGGCAAAAC GAATTGGTTCGCTGGAAGAATCGCCGCCGCAGTGCGTCACAAGAGCTGAtcaaaaaagaggaagagaggaagaggattgagaagaggatgaaggaggagggAAGTGACTGCAACAAGAGGAAAAGCATTAAGACCTACAAAGAGATCGTGGAGGAAAA GGAGCGCAGAGAGGCAGAGTTGTGTGAAGCCTACAGGAATGCAGCGAGCCCAGAGGAGGCAGCCATGGTTTTACAGCGTTACGCTCTCCGCTTCACCATCAGCGACGCAACACTGGACAGTCTAAAACTCCCCAGATCCACCGCAAAACCCAAACCAGACCCAAATCAGGTGGACAAAGAGCACAAACCTGTTCATGACTCTGAGACATTGGACCCTCTGCATAAACCAGAATCAACTGTTACGACGGACCAGAAGCACACAAAACCTGAAGACATGGAGATAGATAAAACTGCTCAACAAGAGACTTCAGATGCTGTTTCTTCCAGCTCCTCCACACCTAAAAGCCCCCTCCCCTCTGTCCCTTCTAAAATACTTCAGATAGATAAAACTGCTCAACAAGAGACTTCAGATGTTGTTTCTTCCAGCTCCTCCACACCTAAAAGCCCTGTCCCCTCTAAAATACTTCAGATAGATAAAACTGCTCAACAAGAGACTTCAGATGTTGTTTCTTCCAGCTCCTCCACACCTAAAAGCCCCCTCCCCTCTGTCACACACTCAGAAAACATGCCACCTCAATCCCAAGAACTTCGTGAACCTCAAACCCAACCAATTGAGTCTCCAAGCACACACGAACAACCGATGACAGTAGATGCACAGCCTCAAACCAAACACACTCCGCCTCAGATTGCACAAGTGCAGCCGCACACCACTCCACCTGTACACAcactcccctcccctccatctGTGTCCTCCAGACCTGTTCCCCTGCTGGCAGCCAAACCCTACTGCCAGCCCAAGACTTCACAGTCTGGACAGAAACCTGTCAAG ATGGATGGGTTGGTGCGAGTGAACGGAGAGGCTACAGAGGATTTATCTGTTTCCACTCCACCTGCCTCCCCTCTGCACTCGTCAGAGGAGAACAAAGATGTTACCtccaaacagacagaaacagaagttCCTTCCGAGGAGACGGCAGCCAGTCAAGACACGGTGGAGAAGTCGCCTCCTCCACGGACGGAGAAACCAACCTCGTCTTCTGGCTCTGCCATCAGCTCTCTGCTTGGTGGCAGAAACTGCGTCACCACGACAACTATTGTGACAGAACTCACGCAGACTCACATGGAGCCGCATCCCCTGGATGTCCAAAGCAATGGACAG GTCAATGGTACCATGGCGTCATTCGGAAAaccagcagaggaaaaaaaggctCAACCAGTTGCATCACCCTGCAGCATGCAGGAATATTCCCCCACTGTCACAG AGGGACTCGAGGAGAGCAATGTGACT ATTGAGACCCCCATGTTGAACTTGGCTAAACGTGTTAATCACTGGGTCTGGGACCCTAATGAAGAGCGTACTCGCCTGGAAAGGTGGCAACAAGAGCAGGAGCGCCTCCTACAG GAGCAATACCAGAGAGAACAGGAGAAGCTGAAGAAGGAGTGGGAGAAAGCACAGctagaggtggaggaagaggagcgaAAACACAATGAAGAG GAGAGAAAGATTCTAGAGGAGACTGTAACACCCCTCAATCCCTCCGGTTTGTTCATCCAGCAGCCTGGCCAGACAGGGATGACTTCATCAGCTCCAGAAAAAAGCGAGATAGAGGGCAAAAACGTTCCACTGCAGCAAAACGGCCAAAGAATCTCCACAGGGAACGAGGATCAGCATGCTTCCAAGCTGCATTTCTTCCAGG ATTCTGCTTGTGATGGTGAGCCTTCAAAGAAACAGGAACTGTGGAAGACGTCCTCTCTGGACCGCAACCCTCAGCTGATCCACGCAAATATTGTTAAAAG GTCTGGTTCCCATGACACTGTCATTGACAACCAGCagtcctcctcatcatcacctcAGCCTCCTTCGCCAAGCAG gtGTGTCAGTGGAAAGAGACTATGTACTGGTTGTTCTCAACCTCTGGGAAAAGGAGCTGCCATGATCATCGACACACTGGGACTGTTTTTCCACATGCAGTGTTTCAAG TGTGGAGTGTGTGAGGGGCAGCTGGGTGACGCCACAGCAGGGACTGACGTGAGGATTCGTAATGGACTGCTGAGTTGTCACGACTGCTATATTGCATCTCGGG